A stretch of the Pantoea deleyi genome encodes the following:
- a CDS encoding fimbrial biogenesis chaperone, which yields MLKVLRSFSLISACMLSMAAHAGVVMGGTRVIFSEGKKEASISVTNQEKNIPYLIESWVENFDQSKARVPFIVTPPLFRLDAGKESELRINYLGMPLPQDRESVFWLDVKSIAPMPRDDSNELQVNIKSKFKLFYRPKGLTGKPEEAWQQLTFRHEGNQLIAHNPTPYFVSFYSLSVAHHEINDPGMIAPFADRRWTDADTGAVTWSAINDFGGITGQRTRS from the coding sequence ATGTTAAAAGTACTAAGATCGTTTTCGCTCATCTCTGCGTGCATGCTGAGCATGGCTGCTCATGCCGGTGTTGTGATGGGGGGGACGCGTGTTATTTTTTCAGAAGGTAAGAAAGAAGCCTCAATTTCAGTTACGAATCAGGAAAAAAATATTCCTTATCTGATCGAATCCTGGGTTGAAAATTTTGACCAGAGTAAAGCACGCGTGCCGTTTATTGTCACGCCGCCGCTGTTCCGGCTGGATGCAGGAAAAGAGAGCGAGCTGAGAATTAATTATCTGGGGATGCCGCTGCCGCAGGATCGCGAATCGGTCTTCTGGCTGGACGTGAAATCTATTGCGCCGATGCCGCGTGACGATAGCAATGAACTGCAGGTGAATATTAAATCGAAATTCAAACTCTTTTATCGTCCGAAAGGGCTGACCGGCAAACCGGAAGAGGCCTGGCAGCAACTGACTTTCCGTCATGAAGGCAACCAGTTGATTGCGCATAATCCGACGCCTTACTTCGTCTCCTTTTACTCCCTCAGCGTTGCCCATCATGAGATCAACGATCCCGGCATGATTGCCCCGTTTGCCGATCGTCGCTGGACGGACGCGGATACCGGCGCGGTAACCTGGTCAGCCATCAATGA
- a CDS encoding fimbrial protein, producing MNIRKRILPVALAGLMVSASALATGTAPADGPSPINPNPGTSAGTQGAGGQVNFTGEITDVSCDVSTTSINVDLGKWAKSYFASRTETTQTPFTISVKNCPETVKSVAVLFDGEKDKGDSTLLKLTSGEGTASGVGIKLYNADRKTAIPVGTVSSAVKIAHDSLSGTGTPAAGASADLTFFANYKSDGASEIKIGKADSVSNFVMVYN from the coding sequence ATGAATATCAGAAAACGTATTCTGCCAGTAGCCCTGGCTGGCCTTATGGTTTCAGCATCCGCATTAGCAACAGGAACCGCGCCTGCTGATGGCCCGTCACCGATTAATCCAAATCCGGGTACCTCTGCCGGTACTCAGGGTGCCGGTGGCCAGGTCAACTTTACGGGTGAAATCACCGATGTTTCCTGTGACGTCTCCACAACCAGTATTAATGTTGATTTAGGCAAATGGGCGAAATCCTATTTCGCCAGCCGCACTGAAACCACCCAGACACCGTTCACTATCTCCGTAAAAAATTGCCCGGAAACAGTGAAGAGCGTGGCTGTGCTGTTTGACGGTGAAAAAGATAAAGGCGACAGCACCCTGCTGAAACTGACCAGTGGCGAAGGCACCGCCTCCGGCGTCGGCATTAAACTCTATAATGCCGACCGCAAAACCGCTATTCCGGTTGGCACCGTTTCCAGTGCGGTCAAAATTGCACATGACAGCCTGAGCGGAACCGGCACGCCCGCCGCTGGCGCAAGCGCAGATTTAACTTTCTTTGCCAACTATAAAAGCGATGGCGCAAGCGAAATCAAAATTGGTAAAGCCGATTCAGTTTCAAACTTTGTGATGGTCTATAACTGA
- a CDS encoding DsbA family protein — MSQPADHLIWGHGPAVFEVFLEPTCPFSVRAFNKLDALLAQVGEDQMTLKIRLQSQPWHLYSGVIVRYILAAACDSKAAAKRVMQAVADHREDFEFTDHCTGPNRDATPNQIIERLKAYSGVDATAAFDRPDLQNAIKWHCKYARQNGIHVSPTFMVNGLVQPEIGSGDDIAHWASFLTR; from the coding sequence ATGAGTCAACCTGCCGATCACCTGATCTGGGGTCACGGCCCTGCGGTTTTCGAGGTCTTTCTGGAACCCACCTGTCCTTTTTCGGTGCGGGCATTTAATAAATTAGACGCGTTACTGGCGCAGGTGGGTGAAGATCAGATGACGCTGAAGATCCGTCTGCAGTCGCAGCCGTGGCACCTCTATTCCGGGGTGATCGTGCGCTATATCCTTGCCGCGGCCTGTGACAGTAAAGCCGCCGCGAAGCGGGTGATGCAGGCGGTGGCCGATCACCGCGAAGACTTTGAGTTCACCGATCACTGCACCGGCCCGAACCGCGATGCGACTCCGAATCAGATTATTGAGCGCCTGAAGGCGTACAGCGGCGTGGATGCCACCGCCGCGTTCGATCGACCTGACCTGCAGAACGCCATCAAGTGGCACTGTAAATATGCCCGCCAGAACGGCATCCATGTTTCGCCGACCTTTATGGTCAATGGCCTGGTGCAGCCGGAGATCGGCAGCGGTGACGACATTGCACACTGGGCAAGTTTCCTGACGCGTTAA
- a CDS encoding ASCH domain-containing protein — protein MTMTLEQVKEKYPDAITDAFGDSPALASELATLIIAGKKVATCGALQSWQQQDPLPQPGGYTIVLNGEQKPVCVIRTTGLFLTRFDRVTPEMAMLEGEGDLSLDYWRQEHQRYFQRAGYFHAEMELIFETFQLVEVI, from the coding sequence ATGACGATGACGCTGGAACAGGTAAAGGAAAAATACCCGGATGCGATAACCGATGCCTTCGGTGACTCACCGGCCTTAGCCAGTGAGCTGGCCACACTGATTATCGCCGGGAAAAAAGTGGCCACCTGCGGCGCGCTGCAGAGCTGGCAGCAGCAGGATCCGCTGCCACAGCCGGGCGGCTACACCATCGTGCTGAATGGCGAACAGAAGCCCGTCTGTGTGATCCGCACCACCGGACTGTTTCTGACACGCTTTGACCGGGTCACCCCTGAGATGGCCATGCTGGAAGGCGAAGGCGATCTGAGCCTCGACTACTGGCGGCAGGAGCATCAGCGTTACTTCCAGCGTGCAGGCTATTTCCACGCCGAAATGGAGCTGATTTTCGAGACCTTCCAGCTGGTCGAGGTGATCTGA